From endosymbiont of Galathealinum brachiosum, one genomic window encodes:
- a CDS encoding cytochrome C translates to MNFRLDKVVEKPTVRLDSNSTADHTKFEELKNPLMSGPEVTKACLKCHTEAGQQFMKNIHWTWSYENKKTGQLLGKKYLVNTFCTNSRGNEGMCAQCHAGYGWKDDSFDFKNESNIDCVVCHDRTGTYYKTPPTKGNKSCSVMFEGKQPIQWSKVAQNVGLPARENCGGCHFYGGGGDGVKHGDLDSSLIHPDKKLDVHMDEAGLNMACTNCHVTKKHVWAGSRYDVIAKDIQGTGKPGQRRDVATCESCHSTSPHPNNSLSNIKLNDHVDRVACQTCHIPAIARGGVATKTDWDWRTAGKTKDGEGYKEKNYTQGNGEHRATYKSIKGSFEYGENLQPHYGWFDGQMIYTTIDTQFDPSSGPVDVNRYTGSAADENSRIWPFKQMHTIQPYDKVNNTLVYMQLWGNDKDAYWGNYDFGKAIRAGMEKNNLPYSGEYSFVETYSYWPITHMVAPKEDALSCDECHSKEGRLKGLEGFYLPGSGDHSWLDILGLLALAGTLFGVLAHGLIRFVLNRARK, encoded by the coding sequence AGCCTGTCTTAAGTGTCATACCGAAGCGGGTCAGCAGTTTATGAAAAATATCCATTGGACGTGGAGTTACGAAAACAAAAAAACGGGTCAGCTTCTGGGTAAAAAATATCTGGTTAATACATTCTGTACCAACTCCCGTGGTAATGAGGGAATGTGTGCTCAATGCCATGCGGGGTATGGCTGGAAGGATGATAGTTTTGATTTTAAAAATGAGAGCAATATTGATTGTGTAGTCTGTCACGACAGAACGGGCACTTATTATAAAACACCACCGACCAAAGGTAATAAATCCTGTTCGGTTATGTTTGAAGGTAAACAGCCAATCCAGTGGTCTAAAGTGGCACAAAATGTCGGGCTGCCCGCACGTGAAAACTGTGGAGGCTGTCATTTCTATGGAGGAGGTGGTGACGGTGTAAAACATGGTGATCTTGATTCATCACTGATCCACCCAGATAAAAAACTCGATGTGCACATGGATGAAGCCGGACTGAATATGGCCTGCACAAATTGTCACGTTACAAAAAAACATGTGTGGGCAGGTAGTCGTTATGATGTTATTGCAAAAGATATTCAAGGCACCGGTAAACCCGGGCAACGTAGAGATGTAGCGACCTGTGAATCTTGTCACAGTACATCGCCACATCCGAATAATAGCCTTTCAAATATTAAACTGAATGATCATGTCGATCGAGTTGCCTGTCAGACATGCCATATACCAGCCATCGCCCGTGGGGGTGTTGCGACCAAAACAGACTGGGACTGGCGAACAGCCGGTAAAACAAAAGATGGTGAAGGTTATAAAGAAAAGAATTATACCCAGGGCAATGGTGAACATCGAGCGACCTATAAATCCATAAAGGGCAGTTTTGAATACGGTGAAAATCTGCAGCCACATTATGGCTGGTTCGATGGTCAGATGATTTACACCACCATCGATACACAATTTGACCCGAGCAGTGGTCCGGTAGATGTAAATCGTTATACCGGTTCAGCAGCAGATGAAAATTCACGTATCTGGCCATTTAAACAGATGCATACGATTCAGCCGTATGACAAAGTTAACAATACACTGGTTTATATGCAGCTATGGGGAAATGATAAAGATGCCTACTGGGGTAACTATGATTTTGGTAAAGCAATCAGGGCAGGAATGGAAAAAAATAATCTGCCATACAGTGGAGAATATAGTTTTGTAGAAACTTATTCATACTGGCCAATTACTCATATGGTGGCACCTAAAGAAGATGCATTAAGTTGTGATGAATGCCATTCGAAAGAAGGTCGACTAAAAGGTCTTGAAGGTTTTTATTTACCGGGATCGGGCGATCATTCATGGTTAGATATTCTCGGATTATTGGCACTAGCCGGTACACTGTTCGGTGTTCTGGCTCATGGTCTGATCCGGTTTGTTTTAAATAGAGCGAGGAAATAA
- a CDS encoding cytochrome B has protein sequence MAQRRIMLFTRFERFWHWSQMILIMILLFTGFAVHGFHNLVSFKVAVSWHTGSAIALLLLWVFAIFWHLTTGTWRHYVPTTNGLLKVAKFYAFGIFKGERHPYRKAYWRKHNPLQAISYLALKLVLFPGIWISGLFYLLYSFWGAAASGEVLMWVAIIHTIFAFAIAAFIIIHVYLLTTGHSIKEHVMPMIDGFDEVELSEAEEAYLEKDEPGHIQ, from the coding sequence ATGGCACAGCGTCGTATAATGTTGTTTACCCGCTTTGAACGCTTCTGGCACTGGTCGCAGATGATATTAATAATGATATTGCTGTTTACCGGTTTCGCCGTTCACGGTTTTCATAATCTGGTCTCTTTTAAAGTGGCAGTGAGCTGGCACACGGGTAGCGCAATTGCATTGCTGTTGTTATGGGTGTTCGCTATTTTCTGGCATTTAACGACCGGCACCTGGCGGCATTATGTACCCACGACGAATGGATTACTGAAAGTGGCAAAATTTTATGCTTTTGGTATTTTCAAAGGTGAGCGCCATCCTTACCGTAAAGCCTACTGGCGTAAACACAATCCACTGCAGGCAATTTCTTATCTGGCGCTTAAATTAGTTTTATTTCCCGGTATCTGGATCAGCGGATTATTTTACCTGCTTTATTCTTTCTGGGGTGCAGCTGCTTCTGGTGAAGTATTAATGTGGGTAGCGATAATCCATACGATATTCGCTTTTGCTATTGCCGCATTTATAATTATTCACGTGTACTTATTAACAACCGGACACTCAATTAAAGAACATGTAATGCCAATGATTGACGGCTTTGACGAAGTTGAGTTGAGTGAAGCTGAAGAGGCTTATCTGGAAAAAGATGAGCCGGGGCATATACAGTAA